Genomic window (Limisphaera ngatamarikiensis):
TGCTCGAGGAAGGCGAAGAGTTTGACTTCGCGGCTGTCGCGCTCGGCGTCGGCGGCGTTGCGTTCCATGGTGGAGAGGTGCTCCGCCAGCTCCTCCAGTTCCACCCGCGGGGGCAGGCTCCGGGGATCGAACAACGCGCGGTGCACGATCAGGTCGGCGTACCGACGGATGGGGGAGGTGAAGTGCGTGTAGTCGGTCTTGTTGAGGCCGAAATGTCCGATGGGCTCGGTGGCGTACTGGGCGCGCATGAGGGATCGGAGGAGGCCCACCTTCAGAGCGGGGCCCAGTGGCGTCTGATTGAGCCGGGCCAGGAGGCGCTGGAGTTCCTCGCGTTTCTGGAGGTTGCCGCAGGGTAGGTTGTGGCTGAGGACCTCCTGACGGTATTCCTCGAGCCGGGCCGGGTCGGGCGGTTCGTGCACCCGGTAGAGGGCCGGCCGGCGCAACTGGCGGAGGCGGCGTGCGGCGGCTTCATTGGCCAGCAGCATGAATTCCTCGATGAGCTGGTGGGCCTCGTCATGGACCACGGTTTCGAGCCGCGCCACGCGACCCTGTTCGTCCAGCCGGACCTTCACCTCGGGGAAGTCCAGGTCGAGTGCTCCCTGGGCGAACCGGCGCCGTCGGATTTTCTGTGCCAGGGCGTGAGCGTCGTGGAGCATGCGGCTGACGGGGTCGGTGGGCGGCCGCCGGATCATGGCCAGGGCCTCGGCGTAGGTGAGCCGCCGCTTCGAATGGATCACAGCGGAGTAAAACCGGCTTTGCAACACCACGCCCTCGGGGTTGAGCAGGAACTCGACGGTTTTGGTGAGCCGGTCCACCCCCGGCTTGAGCGAGCAGAGCTCGTTGCTGAGGATCTCGGGGAGCATGGGGATGACCCGGTCCACAAGGTAGGTGGAGTTGCCGCGGCGGCGGGCTTCCTCGTCCAGGGCGGTGCCGGGCCGGACATAATGCGACACGTCGGCAATGTGGACCCACAGTTTCCAGCGACCGTCGGGAAGCCGCTGCAGCGAAATGGCGTCGTCGAAGTCCCTGGCGTCGTCCGGGTCAATGGTGACGACGAGTTGCGAGCGGCAATCCACGCGGCCCCGGAGTTCCTCGGGTCGGACCCGCGTACCGAAGGCCTCGGCTTCGCGGCGGACCGCCGCGGGAAAGGCGGTCGGCAACTGGTACTGGCGCAGCACAGCCAGCATGTCCACGCCCGGCGCATCGGGTCGGCCCAGCACCTCGATGATGTCGCCCTCGGGGTTGGCCTCTCGCGAGGGCCAGTCACGAAGCGCCACCACCACCTTGTCCCCGATCTGCGCGGTGCGGCCTCCGGCCTCCGGCGAAGGGACGTAAATGTCGTGCGGGATGCGCGGATCGTCCGGTATGACGTAGTAGAAATGCCGGCTGCGCTGGAGCGTGCCCACCAGTTGGGTGCGCCGCCGTTCCAGGATGCGCACCACCTCTCCGTAGACCGGTTCCGGCGTGTCGGGCCGCAGCCCTTTGGGGCGCTGGATGCGGCGCACCAGCACCCGATCCTCGTGCAGAGCGGTGCCGGTGGCGTGCTCGGGTATGACGATCTCCGGCAAACGCGGATCGTCCGGCTGCAGGAACCCTTTGCCCTGGCGGTTGATGCGGATTCGGCCCGGAACCAGGTCTGCGTCCAGGGGGAGTACGTAACGGTCGTCCTTGATGCGCACCACACGGCCGTGCTGCTCCAGCGCCTCCAGCGCAGCCGCCAGATCGGCCGGCTCCACCGGCGGCGGCCCCAACCGCTGGCGCAACTCCCCGGCAGTCAGGGGCCGGGCCCGGGCCCGGCGCAATGCATG
Coding sequences:
- the rnr gene encoding ribonuclease R — encoded protein: MKLEERVLHALRRARARPLTAGELRQRLGPPPVEPADLAAALEALEQHGRVVRIKDDRYVLPLDADLVPGRIRINRQGKGFLQPDDPRLPEIVIPEHATGTALHEDRVLVRRIQRPKGLRPDTPEPVYGEVVRILERRRTQLVGTLQRSRHFYYVIPDDPRIPHDIYVPSPEAGGRTAQIGDKVVVALRDWPSREANPEGDIIEVLGRPDAPGVDMLAVLRQYQLPTAFPAAVRREAEAFGTRVRPEELRGRVDCRSQLVVTIDPDDARDFDDAISLQRLPDGRWKLWVHIADVSHYVRPGTALDEEARRRGNSTYLVDRVIPMLPEILSNELCSLKPGVDRLTKTVEFLLNPEGVVLQSRFYSAVIHSKRRLTYAEALAMIRRPPTDPVSRMLHDAHALAQKIRRRRFAQGALDLDFPEVKVRLDEQGRVARLETVVHDEAHQLIEEFMLLANEAAARRLRQLRRPALYRVHEPPDPARLEEYRQEVLSHNLPCGNLQKREELQRLLARLNQTPLGPALKVGLLRSLMRAQYATEPIGHFGLNKTDYTHFTSPIRRYADLIVHRALFDPRSLPPRVELEELAEHLSTMERNAADAERDSREVKLFAFLEQQLRTGPLEPYPALVTDVRNHGFFVDLPTLGLSGMVPLSRLKDDFYIFDPDRNELRGRRTRRRIKLGDTLQVVVARVDRFKKQLDFEPAPEPARKRGPSRRPSPVRPHQPQSPEPRGAKARNHKRDSHPRAARRQPPGHRQTSGAPRPGQGRPHRGNRRKR